Proteins encoded in a region of the Ralstonia pseudosolanacearum genome:
- the hemDX gene encoding fused uroporphyrinogen-III synthase HemD/membrane protein HemX yields the protein MDDRSPSPSSVPPDALPHPSAPVVIVTRPRAQAPMLVAALERHGLRTLQFPLLDIAPTPNLDDLRAALADPSRYALVVFVSPNAVQQAFAAMPEGFRWPQDVPAAVVGPASAQALAAHGVAAPTYRVIRPDSHADDARQDSEALYARLDVATLSGREVLIVRGNGGREWLADRLREAGVAVRTVEAYRRSVPVPDAAAWAALREVLAGRHAWTLTSSEAARNLDSLARASLSAAEVEALHAAPCFAPHARIVEQAQSLGFRDVTLTGAGDDRLLAGVLAWAGPVASAAETTPSPAPVAAPAESNLSSPAPTVSQIPVPTSVPAPGPAAASPGPASAPAAPTLTAGAGPGRGGRLLWAALILMLVVVAGLQIRNERLAREVHQRAQQNEALAEEMRVLSRNNQDAFAQLQQKFGALDARTAETRDRQGVLEQASQDLLRNRDDWQRVEIERSLEVASEQLQLTGNVSGALAALQAVDGRLASVDKPQFRAMRRAVARDIAKLKAMPAIDLSGAAIRLDDAINGIDALPLVSSAAPLESGQAAPASRGRSARPGKGAVPASAPAAPSSAAAESGWSAGMRAWWSRLWHDVRRELGQIVQVRRVDQTDALLLSSDQAWFLRENLKLWLMNARLALLSRNEAVFRADLGRADTLLARYFDTQSPRVAAEQTLLQQARASVGTLEVPTLADSLAAARGQGKE from the coding sequence ATGGACGACCGCTCGCCTTCTCCATCCAGCGTGCCGCCCGACGCTCTCCCGCATCCTTCCGCGCCCGTCGTCATCGTCACGCGGCCGCGCGCACAGGCGCCCATGCTGGTTGCCGCGCTGGAGCGCCACGGGCTGCGCACGCTGCAGTTTCCGCTGCTCGACATCGCGCCGACGCCCAACCTGGACGACCTGCGTGCCGCGCTGGCCGATCCGTCGCGCTATGCGCTGGTGGTGTTCGTCAGCCCCAATGCCGTGCAGCAGGCGTTTGCGGCCATGCCCGAAGGCTTCCGCTGGCCGCAGGATGTGCCGGCCGCAGTGGTCGGCCCCGCCAGCGCCCAGGCGCTGGCCGCGCACGGCGTCGCGGCGCCCACGTATCGCGTGATCCGGCCCGACTCCCATGCCGACGACGCGCGGCAGGATTCCGAGGCGCTGTATGCGCGCCTGGACGTGGCCACGCTGAGCGGCCGCGAAGTGCTGATCGTGCGTGGCAACGGCGGCCGCGAATGGCTGGCCGACCGGCTGCGCGAAGCGGGCGTTGCCGTGCGCACGGTGGAGGCGTATCGGCGCAGTGTCCCGGTGCCCGACGCCGCGGCCTGGGCCGCGCTGCGCGAGGTGCTGGCCGGCCGCCACGCCTGGACGCTGACCAGCTCCGAGGCGGCGCGCAATCTCGACAGCCTTGCGCGCGCCAGCCTGAGCGCCGCCGAGGTCGAGGCGCTGCACGCGGCGCCATGCTTCGCGCCCCATGCACGCATTGTCGAGCAGGCGCAGTCGCTGGGCTTCCGCGACGTAACGCTGACCGGCGCCGGCGACGACCGCCTGCTGGCCGGCGTGCTCGCGTGGGCCGGCCCTGTCGCGTCCGCCGCCGAGACCACGCCGTCGCCCGCCCCTGTGGCGGCGCCGGCCGAATCGAACCTTTCCTCACCTGCTCCGACCGTGTCGCAGATTCCCGTTCCCACGTCCGTTCCCGCACCGGGCCCGGCAGCCGCCTCGCCGGGGCCCGCTTCCGCGCCTGCCGCTCCGACCCTGACCGCCGGCGCCGGACCCGGCCGCGGCGGCCGGTTGCTCTGGGCCGCGCTGATCCTGATGCTCGTGGTGGTGGCCGGCCTGCAGATCCGCAATGAGCGGCTGGCGCGCGAGGTCCACCAGCGCGCGCAGCAGAACGAGGCGCTGGCGGAGGAGATGCGCGTGCTGTCGCGCAACAATCAGGACGCCTTTGCCCAGCTGCAGCAGAAATTCGGCGCGCTGGACGCCCGCACCGCCGAAACGCGCGACCGCCAGGGCGTGCTCGAGCAGGCCAGCCAGGATCTGCTGCGCAACCGCGACGATTGGCAGCGGGTCGAGATCGAGCGCTCGCTCGAAGTCGCTTCCGAACAATTGCAGCTCACCGGCAACGTGAGCGGCGCGCTGGCCGCGCTGCAGGCCGTCGATGGGCGCCTGGCCTCCGTCGACAAGCCGCAGTTCCGCGCCATGCGCCGCGCTGTCGCCCGCGACATCGCCAAGCTCAAGGCCATGCCGGCCATCGACCTGTCGGGCGCCGCGATCCGGCTGGACGATGCGATCAACGGCATCGATGCGCTGCCGCTGGTGTCGTCCGCCGCGCCGCTGGAGTCGGGGCAGGCCGCGCCGGCTTCGCGGGGCCGTTCCGCCAGGCCGGGCAAGGGCGCGGTGCCGGCTTCGGCGCCCGCTGCGCCATCGTCGGCGGCGGCAGAGTCCGGCTGGTCGGCCGGCATGCGCGCCTGGTGGAGCCGCCTGTGGCACGACGTGCGCCGCGAGCTGGGCCAGATCGTGCAGGTGCGCCGCGTCGACCAGACCGATGCGCTGCTGTTGTCGTCCGATCAGGCGTGGTTCCTGCGCGAGAACCTCAAGCTGTGGCTGATGAACGCGCGGCTGGCGCTGCTGTCGCGCAACGAGGCCGTGTTCCGCGCCGACCTCGGCCGCGCCGACACGCTGCTCGCGCGCTACTTCGACACGCAGTCGCCGCGCGTGGCGGCCGAGCAGACCCTGCTGCAGCAGGCCCGCGCGAGCGTCGGCACGCTGGAGGTGCCGACCCTGGCCGACAGCCTCGCCGCCGCCCGCGGCCAGGGCAAGGAGTAA
- a CDS encoding heme biosynthesis protein HemY — MRWVFWVALLFAAAVGLALFTELNLSNVVLLYPPYRVDVSLNFVLVSLVLVFVVLHLLLRLFHHVTGMPARAAAYRERTRILRASAALRDAMESLFAGRFGRAERMAREAQAWEPQRETAALIGARAAHRMQETDRRDAWMAEVTSPDREQAKLVSMAELLVDARDADGALEKIAQLQAQGARQIQAQRIALRAHQHLKNWNEVLRLTRALEKRNAIHSVLAARLKQMACETLLQERRHDADGLNDFWRELTTEERRSPRIASQAALYFAQRGRTDEAKRIVEDALKAHWDGRLIRRYAECAVPGKALPLIQQAEKWLAQHPVDADLFYTLGMLCFKEQLWGKAQSSLESALKYADADHHGNLRAHAHLALAQLYEQTDRQEEAQRHFRQSALLAVK; from the coding sequence ATGCGCTGGGTATTCTGGGTTGCGCTGCTGTTTGCCGCCGCCGTCGGACTGGCGCTGTTCACCGAGCTCAATCTGAGCAACGTCGTGCTGCTCTACCCGCCGTACCGGGTGGACGTGTCGCTGAACTTCGTGCTGGTGTCGCTGGTGCTGGTGTTTGTTGTGCTGCATCTGCTGTTGCGGCTGTTTCACCACGTGACCGGCATGCCGGCGCGCGCGGCGGCGTACCGCGAGCGCACGCGCATCCTGCGTGCCTCGGCGGCGCTGCGCGATGCGATGGAAAGCCTGTTCGCCGGCCGCTTCGGCCGCGCCGAGCGCATGGCGCGCGAAGCCCAGGCATGGGAGCCGCAGCGCGAGACCGCCGCCCTGATCGGCGCCCGCGCGGCCCACCGCATGCAGGAGACCGACCGCCGCGACGCCTGGATGGCCGAGGTGACCTCGCCCGACCGCGAGCAGGCCAAGCTGGTGTCGATGGCCGAACTGCTGGTCGACGCCCGCGATGCCGACGGCGCGCTGGAGAAGATCGCGCAGCTGCAGGCGCAGGGCGCGCGGCAGATCCAGGCGCAGCGCATCGCCCTGCGCGCGCACCAGCACCTGAAGAACTGGAACGAGGTGCTGCGCCTGACGCGCGCGCTGGAAAAGCGCAACGCGATCCACTCGGTGCTGGCCGCGCGCCTCAAGCAGATGGCCTGCGAGACGCTGCTGCAGGAGCGCCGCCACGACGCCGACGGCCTCAACGATTTCTGGCGCGAGCTGACCACGGAAGAGCGCCGCTCGCCGCGCATCGCTTCGCAGGCCGCGCTGTACTTCGCGCAGCGCGGCCGCACGGACGAGGCCAAGCGCATCGTCGAAGATGCCCTGAAGGCGCACTGGGATGGCCGCCTGATCCGCCGCTATGCCGAGTGCGCCGTGCCCGGCAAGGCGCTGCCGCTGATCCAGCAGGCCGAGAAATGGCTGGCCCAGCATCCGGTCGATGCGGACCTGTTCTACACGCTGGGCATGCTGTGCTTCAAGGAGCAACTGTGGGGCAAGGCGCAGTCGAGCCTGGAATCCGCGCTCAAGTATGCCGATGCCGATCACCACGGCAATCTGCGCGCCCATGCGCACCTGGCGCTGGCGCAGCTCTATGAGCAGACCGACCGCCAGGAAGAGGCGCAGCGCCACTTCCGGCAGAGCGCGCTGCTGGCGGTCAAGTAA
- a CDS encoding cytochrome b/b6 domain-containing protein has translation MTSSEASVLVWDKVVRLTHWGVAALVLWELYEDSGGPLHRGLGYAAVALVAVRLAWGWIGSEAARFRTWAPRPAEVVRYVLALCTGKAPRHLSHNPAGAVAMFAMWTLILALGATGWLSRLDAFWGEDWPTDLHGLLADALAVLIVIHVAAAIAMSVLHRENLIRAMLTGRKRRD, from the coding sequence ATGACATCGTCCGAAGCGTCCGTCCTGGTGTGGGACAAGGTCGTCCGTCTCACGCACTGGGGCGTGGCGGCCCTGGTGCTGTGGGAACTGTATGAGGATTCCGGCGGCCCGCTGCACCGCGGCCTTGGCTATGCGGCGGTGGCGCTGGTGGCGGTGCGCCTGGCGTGGGGCTGGATCGGCAGCGAGGCGGCACGGTTCCGGACCTGGGCGCCCCGCCCGGCCGAGGTGGTCCGGTACGTCTTGGCGCTCTGCACCGGCAAGGCGCCGCGCCATCTCAGCCACAACCCGGCCGGCGCCGTGGCGATGTTCGCCATGTGGACGCTCATCCTCGCGCTGGGCGCAACCGGATGGCTGTCCCGGCTGGACGCCTTCTGGGGCGAAGACTGGCCCACGGACCTGCATGGCCTGCTGGCCGATGCGCTGGCCGTGCTGATCGTGATCCACGTGGCGGCGGCCATTGCGATGAGCGTACTCCACAGGGAAAACCTCATCCGCGCGATGCTCACCGGCAGGAAGCGCCGCGACTGA
- a CDS encoding PepSY domain-containing protein, producing MLKLTLAVLATACSASAFASANCTAHPKNEWMPEAEAQAKIKAQGYTIKKFKVDGHCYEIYGTNQDGKKVEIYYDTKTLDVVKSEIEK from the coding sequence ATGCTGAAGCTGACCCTGGCCGTCCTGGCCACCGCGTGCTCCGCCAGCGCCTTCGCCAGCGCCAACTGCACCGCCCATCCCAAGAACGAATGGATGCCCGAAGCCGAGGCCCAGGCCAAGATCAAGGCCCAGGGCTACACCATCAAGAAGTTCAAGGTGGACGGCCACTGCTACGAAATCTACGGCACCAACCAGGACGGCAAGAAGGTCGAGATCTACTACGACACCAAGACGCTGGATGTCGTGAAGTCCGAGATCGAGAAGTAA
- a CDS encoding MFS transporter, which produces MATTTPPLGPSAGALPSQSASDFEEATYRKVSWRLIPFLLLCYVVAYLDRVNVGFAKLQMLNDLKFSETVYGLGAGIFFIGYFLFEVPSNVILHRVGARMWIARIMISWGLISAAMMFVTTPAVFYVMRFLLGLAEAGFFPGIILYLTYWYPAERRGRTTTFFMTAVALSGVIGGPISGWALKTFGGVYGLAGWQWMFLIEGIPSVVIGLCVLAYLDNRISHAKWLTDEEKALLARNIAAEEAQKEDAPIAAIMASPRVWLMSLIYFSFVMGLYGVSFWLPTLIKQTGVADPLRVGLLTAIPYGAAVVAMVLVARSADRTRERRWHIAVPALAGAIGLVLSAVWHANTTLAMAALTLGTMGILTTLPLFWSLPTAFLAGTGAAAGIALINSLGNLAGFLSPYAVGWLKDTTRSTDSGMYLLAASMVLGALLTLSVPARTVNR; this is translated from the coding sequence ATGGCCACCACCACTCCGCCCCTCGGCCCGAGCGCCGGCGCGCTGCCGTCCCAGTCCGCCAGCGACTTCGAAGAAGCCACGTACCGCAAGGTCAGCTGGCGCCTGATCCCCTTTCTGCTGCTGTGCTACGTGGTCGCCTATCTGGACCGGGTCAACGTCGGCTTCGCCAAGCTGCAGATGCTGAACGACCTCAAGTTCAGCGAGACCGTGTACGGGCTGGGCGCGGGCATCTTCTTCATCGGCTACTTCCTCTTCGAGGTGCCCAGCAATGTGATCCTGCATCGGGTCGGCGCGCGGATGTGGATCGCGCGGATCATGATCTCGTGGGGCCTCATCTCCGCGGCCATGATGTTCGTGACCACGCCGGCCGTGTTCTACGTGATGCGCTTCCTGCTCGGCCTGGCCGAGGCGGGCTTCTTCCCGGGCATCATCCTGTACCTCACGTACTGGTATCCGGCCGAGCGGCGCGGGCGCACCACCACGTTCTTCATGACGGCCGTGGCGCTGTCGGGCGTGATCGGCGGGCCCATCTCGGGCTGGGCGCTCAAGACGTTCGGGGGCGTCTACGGCCTGGCCGGCTGGCAGTGGATGTTCCTCATCGAGGGCATCCCGTCGGTCGTCATCGGGCTGTGCGTGCTGGCCTACCTGGACAATCGCATCAGCCACGCCAAGTGGCTGACCGACGAGGAAAAGGCCCTGCTCGCCCGCAACATCGCGGCCGAGGAGGCGCAGAAGGAAGACGCGCCCATCGCCGCCATCATGGCCAGCCCGCGCGTCTGGCTGATGAGCCTGATCTACTTCAGCTTCGTGATGGGCCTGTACGGGGTGAGCTTCTGGCTGCCGACGCTGATCAAGCAGACCGGCGTGGCCGATCCGCTGCGGGTGGGCCTGCTGACGGCGATCCCGTACGGCGCGGCGGTGGTCGCCATGGTGCTGGTCGCCCGCAGCGCCGACCGCACGCGCGAGCGCCGCTGGCACATTGCCGTCCCGGCCCTCGCGGGCGCGATCGGGCTGGTGCTCTCGGCGGTCTGGCACGCCAACACCACGCTGGCCATGGCAGCGCTGACGCTCGGCACCATGGGCATCCTGACCACGCTGCCGCTGTTCTGGAGCCTGCCGACCGCCTTCCTGGCCGGCACCGGCGCCGCCGCCGGCATCGCGCTGATCAATTCGCTGGGCAACCTGGCCGGCTTCCTGAGCCCCTACGCCGTGGGCTGGCTGAAGGACACCACCCGGAGCACCGACTCGGGCATGTACCTGCTGGCTGCGTCGATGGTGCTGGGCGCGCTGCTGACCCTGTCGGTGCCCGCGCGGACGGTCAACCGGTAG